The following are encoded together in the Actinoplanes sp. N902-109 genome:
- a CDS encoding GNAT family N-acetyltransferase, whose translation MPQLIPPTARLHRQWLAARDEWGRGVHQDGAGLHLGLDVDSADGFAAWVRQLLRQSDPAVEPDPGWVHCTYWWIVEGDEVLGSIALRHELNAMLLDRGGHIGYGVRPSARGRGLAGWAVARVLPYAEGLGLDRVLIACRVDNEASRRTIERCGGVLEDIRATGDGPVMRFWIRLPGSSS comes from the coding sequence ATGCCGCAGTTGATCCCGCCCACCGCCCGGTTGCACCGTCAATGGCTCGCGGCGCGCGACGAGTGGGGGCGCGGGGTGCATCAGGACGGGGCCGGGTTGCACCTGGGGCTCGACGTGGACAGCGCCGACGGGTTCGCCGCGTGGGTGCGGCAGCTGCTGCGGCAGTCGGACCCGGCGGTCGAGCCCGATCCGGGTTGGGTGCACTGCACCTATTGGTGGATCGTCGAGGGCGACGAGGTGCTGGGGTCGATCGCGTTGCGGCACGAGCTCAACGCCATGCTGCTGGATCGGGGCGGGCACATCGGCTACGGGGTGCGGCCGTCGGCCCGGGGCCGGGGTCTCGCCGGGTGGGCGGTTGCGCGGGTTCTGCCGTACGCCGAGGGGCTGGGCCTGGACCGGGTCCTGATCGCGTGCCGGGTGGACAACGAGGCGTCGCGGCGCACGATCGAGCGGTGCGGCGGGGTGCTGGAGGACATCCGGGCCACCGGGGACGGCCCGGTGATGCGGTTCTGGATCAGGCTGCCGGGCTCCAGCAGCTGA
- a CDS encoding sensor histidine kinase, whose product MVTQRDLLLRSGQLAALFVMFCLGLLDLAGGLLTGSEGIGLLRVLTALATAVVWLPRHRQGSARLPRQAIVLALASLFVTFLSAAGASGGGYGFAETLGLLGVVYVVCRRGEPQWATGAVLALGMAIGFLPLRDGTNYERVIIGLVQGLVATAVIGAAVYVRTIEANRRRVMDSVRAEQRAEFARDLHDFIAHHVTGIVVQAQGARYIAEQDPQRAIDALERIEAAGAETMASMRRMVGVLRDPQTPPDAPLAPLAGVDELKPLIEQFTAAGGPLARLHVEGGTGGLPVEVSTSAYRVVMEALTNIRRHARGARVADVWVRRTPEWLLVRVANDGLEATPGPREAPGYGLVGLQERVRAVGGRITAGPGIDGGWVVDAALPLDRDAAW is encoded by the coding sequence ATGGTCACCCAACGAGATCTGCTGCTGCGCTCGGGTCAGCTCGCCGCCCTGTTCGTGATGTTCTGCCTGGGGCTGCTGGACCTGGCCGGCGGCCTGCTGACCGGCAGCGAGGGCATCGGCCTGCTGCGGGTGCTGACCGCGCTGGCCACCGCGGTGGTCTGGCTGCCCCGGCACCGGCAGGGTTCGGCCCGGCTGCCCCGGCAGGCGATCGTGCTCGCGCTCGCCTCGCTGTTCGTGACGTTCCTGTCGGCTGCCGGGGCGTCCGGCGGCGGCTACGGCTTCGCCGAGACCCTCGGCCTGCTCGGTGTGGTGTACGTGGTCTGCCGGCGCGGTGAGCCGCAGTGGGCGACCGGTGCGGTGCTGGCGCTCGGCATGGCTATCGGGTTCCTGCCGTTGCGCGACGGCACCAACTACGAGCGGGTGATCATCGGGCTGGTGCAGGGGCTGGTCGCCACGGCCGTGATCGGTGCCGCTGTGTACGTGCGCACGATCGAGGCGAACCGGCGCCGGGTGATGGATTCGGTACGGGCCGAGCAGCGCGCCGAGTTCGCCCGGGACCTGCACGACTTCATCGCCCACCACGTCACCGGCATCGTGGTGCAGGCGCAGGGTGCCCGCTACATCGCCGAGCAGGACCCGCAGCGGGCGATCGACGCGCTGGAACGCATCGAGGCGGCCGGCGCGGAGACCATGGCGTCGATGCGGCGCATGGTCGGCGTGCTGCGCGACCCGCAGACCCCGCCCGACGCCCCGCTTGCCCCGCTGGCCGGGGTGGACGAGCTCAAGCCACTGATCGAGCAGTTCACCGCGGCGGGGGGCCCGCTGGCCCGGCTGCACGTCGAGGGCGGCACCGGCGGGCTGCCGGTGGAGGTGTCGACCTCGGCCTACCGGGTGGTGATGGAGGCGCTGACCAACATCCGCCGGCACGCCCGTGGGGCCCGGGTGGCCGACGTGTGGGTCCGGCGCACGCCGGAGTGGCTGCTGGTGCGGGTGGCCAACGACGGGCTGGAGGCCACGCCCGGCCCGCGTGAGGCACCGGGGTACGGTCTGGTGGGCCTGCAGGAACGGGTCCGCGCGGTCGGCGGGCGCATCACCGCCGGGCCGGGTATCGACGGCGGCTGGGTGGTCGACGCCGCCCTGCCGCTGGATCGGGACGCGGCGTGGTGA
- a CDS encoding response regulator transcription factor — MIRVLIADDQAMVRTGFGMIIGAQPDMEVVGEAADGVEAVALARRLKPDVALFDIRMPRMDGLEALRLLAGPGVAEPVKVVVVTTFDLDEYVHQALQNGAAGFLLKDSGPALLVEAVRAAVSGDALISPSITVRLLEHLSPPVPDGDDGGLSPRELDVVKLAARGLTNAEIAQQLFISVGTVKTHLGSVQTKLGARNRVEIAAWAWERRLVS, encoded by the coding sequence TTGATCCGGGTTCTGATCGCCGATGACCAGGCCATGGTCCGCACCGGTTTCGGCATGATCATCGGCGCGCAGCCGGACATGGAGGTGGTCGGCGAGGCGGCCGACGGTGTCGAGGCGGTGGCGCTGGCCCGCAGGCTCAAACCGGACGTGGCGCTGTTCGACATCCGGATGCCCCGGATGGACGGGCTGGAGGCGTTGCGGCTGCTCGCCGGGCCCGGGGTGGCCGAGCCGGTCAAGGTGGTCGTGGTGACCACGTTCGACCTCGACGAGTACGTGCACCAGGCGCTGCAGAACGGCGCGGCCGGCTTCCTGCTCAAGGACTCCGGGCCGGCGCTGCTGGTGGAGGCGGTCCGCGCGGCGGTGTCCGGTGACGCCCTGATCAGCCCGTCGATCACGGTACGGCTGCTGGAGCATCTGTCCCCACCGGTGCCGGACGGCGACGACGGCGGGTTGTCGCCGCGCGAGCTGGACGTGGTCAAGCTGGCCGCCCGCGGGCTCACCAACGCCGAGATCGCCCAGCAGCTGTTCATCTCGGTGGGCACGGTGAAGACCCATCTGGGCAGCGTGCAGACCAAGCTCGGGGCCCGCAACCGGGTCGAGATCGCCGCCTGGGCCTGGGAACGCCGCCTGGTCAGCTGA
- a CDS encoding DUF305 domain-containing protein — protein MSRAVAVLLGCLLLAGCGGREAAPRQPAWNGTDVMFLQMSLEYVRQGDQVLDLIAQRSDPGLKALAAELRAQWVTESATMRRWLLGWEQPLAADPDAGAHAGHGDLHSLRPQDIAELKATRSDFDGTAQSVLLGHLNNCVETSRMETAGGLYPPARALAERMTTTRQGQVQQLLKLQTAGTMGA, from the coding sequence GTGAGCCGCGCGGTTGCCGTGCTGCTCGGGTGTCTCCTGCTCGCCGGGTGCGGCGGGCGGGAGGCCGCGCCCCGGCAGCCGGCCTGGAACGGCACCGACGTCATGTTCCTGCAGATGAGCCTGGAGTACGTCCGCCAGGGCGACCAGGTGCTCGACCTCATCGCGCAGCGGTCGGACCCGGGGCTCAAGGCGCTGGCCGCCGAGCTGCGCGCGCAGTGGGTCACGGAGTCCGCGACCATGCGGCGCTGGCTGCTCGGCTGGGAGCAGCCGCTCGCCGCCGACCCGGACGCCGGTGCCCACGCCGGGCACGGCGACCTGCATTCGCTGCGGCCGCAGGACATCGCCGAGCTCAAGGCAACCCGGAGCGATTTCGACGGTACGGCGCAGAGCGTGCTCCTGGGCCACCTGAACAACTGTGTGGAGACCAGCCGGATGGAGACCGCGGGCGGGCTGTACCCGCCGGCGAGGGCGCTCGCCGAACGGATGACGACCACCCGCCAGGGGCAGGTCCAGCAGCTGTTGAAGCTTCAAACGGCCGGTACGATGGGGGCGTGA
- a CDS encoding MarR family winged helix-turn-helix transcriptional regulator: MTAEPAAAPPRWLTPGELEAWLPVGGLLLRLPAALDAQMQRDSGLSHFDYLVLASLSEAPGRTRRMSALAALANGSLSRLSHVVKRLEAKGWIERRACPEDGRYTNAVLTDAGWDKVLASAPGHVEVVRALVLDALTGGELAQLGDMARRILARVDATSDRPGSDPAAPCRS, encoded by the coding sequence GTGACTGCCGAACCCGCCGCTGCCCCGCCCCGCTGGCTGACCCCCGGCGAGCTCGAAGCCTGGCTGCCGGTCGGCGGGCTGCTGCTGCGGCTGCCCGCCGCCCTCGACGCCCAGATGCAGCGCGACTCCGGGCTGAGTCACTTCGACTACCTGGTGCTGGCCAGCCTCTCCGAGGCCCCCGGGCGCACCCGCCGGATGAGCGCGCTCGCCGCGCTGGCCAACGGCTCGCTGTCCCGGCTGTCACACGTGGTGAAGCGGCTCGAGGCCAAGGGCTGGATCGAGCGCCGGGCCTGCCCGGAGGACGGCCGCTACACCAACGCGGTGCTCACCGACGCCGGCTGGGACAAGGTGCTGGCCAGTGCCCCCGGCCACGTCGAGGTGGTGCGGGCCCTGGTGCTCGACGCCCTCACCGGCGGCGAACTGGCCCAGCTCGGCGACATGGCCCGGCGCATCCTCGCCCGCGTCGACGCCACCTCGGACCGGCCGGGATCGGACCCGGCGGCACCATGCCGCAGTTGA
- a CDS encoding mannitol dehydrogenase family protein produces MVSLTARNLADLPHDLVPSYDRSALRTGIVHFGVGGFHRAHEAMYLDRLMAEGKAMDWAICGVGVMPADARMRDALVAQDGLYTLVVKAPDGTWTPQVIGSIKEYLFAPDDPEAVLEKMASEQVRIVSLTVTEGGYNFNAVTGEFVADNPDVQHDLQPGNAPRTSFGLIVEALARRRARGLPPFTIMSCDNIQGNGHAAQRSFVAFATLRDPELGAWVQQHVAFPNSMVDRITPVTTDEDRAEVAERFGIDDAWPVVCEPFTQWVLEDAFPLGRPPFEDAGVQVVADVEPYELMKLRLLNASHQALCYFAYLAGYRLVHDAAQDPLFATFLLAYMDREATPTLAPVPGIDLGEYQHQLIDRFSNAQVRDTVARLCAESSDRIPKWLLPVIRHNLGTGGDILRSTAVVASWARYAEGTDEHGQPIEVVDRLRDTLVPLARSQREDPLAFVKNRELFGDLADNERFVSTYRSVLASLHSKGARATVEDLAGAS; encoded by the coding sequence ATGGTGTCGCTCACTGCCCGGAACCTCGCGGACCTGCCCCACGACCTCGTCCCCTCGTACGACCGCAGCGCGCTGCGCACCGGGATCGTGCACTTCGGGGTCGGCGGGTTCCACCGTGCTCACGAGGCGATGTATCTCGACCGGCTGATGGCCGAGGGCAAAGCCATGGACTGGGCCATCTGCGGGGTGGGGGTGATGCCGGCCGACGCCCGGATGCGCGACGCCCTGGTCGCCCAGGACGGTCTGTACACACTGGTGGTCAAGGCACCCGACGGCACCTGGACGCCGCAGGTCATCGGTTCGATCAAGGAGTACCTGTTCGCCCCGGACGACCCCGAGGCGGTGCTCGAGAAGATGGCGTCCGAGCAGGTGCGGATCGTCTCGCTGACGGTCACCGAGGGCGGCTACAACTTCAACGCCGTCACCGGCGAGTTCGTCGCGGACAACCCCGACGTCCAGCACGACCTGCAGCCGGGCAACGCGCCCCGGACCAGCTTCGGTCTGATCGTCGAGGCGCTGGCCCGCCGGCGCGCCCGGGGCCTGCCCCCGTTCACGATCATGAGCTGCGACAACATCCAGGGCAACGGGCATGCCGCGCAGCGCAGCTTCGTCGCGTTCGCCACCCTGCGCGACCCCGAGCTCGGCGCATGGGTGCAGCAGCACGTGGCCTTCCCCAACAGCATGGTCGACCGGATCACCCCGGTGACCACCGACGAGGACCGCGCCGAGGTCGCCGAGCGCTTCGGCATCGACGACGCCTGGCCGGTGGTGTGCGAGCCGTTCACCCAGTGGGTGCTGGAGGACGCCTTCCCGCTCGGGCGTCCGCCGTTCGAGGACGCCGGGGTGCAGGTGGTCGCCGACGTCGAGCCGTACGAGCTGATGAAGTTGCGCCTGCTCAACGCCAGCCACCAGGCGCTGTGCTACTTCGCCTACCTGGCCGGTTACCGGCTGGTCCACGACGCCGCGCAGGACCCGCTGTTCGCGACGTTCCTGCTGGCCTACATGGATCGGGAGGCGACCCCGACGCTGGCCCCGGTGCCCGGCATCGACCTGGGGGAGTACCAGCACCAGCTGATCGACCGCTTCTCCAACGCCCAGGTACGCGACACCGTGGCCCGGCTGTGCGCGGAGAGCTCCGACCGCATCCCCAAGTGGCTGCTCCCGGTGATCCGGCACAACCTCGGCACCGGCGGCGACATCCTGCGCTCGACGGCGGTGGTGGCCTCCTGGGCCCGCTACGCCGAGGGCACCGACGAGCACGGCCAGCCGATCGAGGTGGTGGACCGGCTGCGCGACACCCTCGTGCCGCTGGCCCGCAGCCAGCGGGAGGACCCGCTCGCGTTCGTCAAGAACCGTGAGCTGTTCGGCGACCTGGCGGACAACGAGCGGTTCGTGTCCACCTACCGGTCCGTGCTGGCCTCGCTGCACAGCAAGGGCGCGCGGGCCACGGTGGAGGACCTGGCCGGCGCTTCCTAG
- a CDS encoding PQQ-binding-like beta-propeller repeat protein: MFFMRYPRLGLAAAAMILLAPVTPAAAAPAAAWSQDGYDAGHTFYNPAEAVINSTTIGKLRTRWSVTPRTNPGGCALQPVAPVVVGARMFLLDPYENQVGAYDTTTGRRLWTSSIGFLEATGLAVADGKVVVSDEKCFSQSSDSSNLVALDVADGSEVWSTSWVYSTDMFVVSGGAVVTSGHCSVECDPDDAHAVAAWRLSDGAMLWERAAGTQLAGPVVRNGQILLTSTELQGTSVVDAYTGNPPAKDWHTGIRYTVSAADPVLPQYYVHSSLGLRAVHATTGRILWTVRNETGDLATDGRRVYVASAGRIATYDARTGRKLWTRALATPGNLVRAGGLLYATSRTALLVLAPTSGTTVRTFGTATEHVTVAGGRLFVTNRRTVRAYTP, from the coding sequence ATGTTCTTCATGCGATACCCGCGCCTCGGCCTCGCCGCGGCGGCCATGATCCTGCTCGCCCCGGTCACCCCCGCCGCCGCGGCCCCGGCGGCGGCGTGGAGCCAGGACGGATACGACGCCGGGCACACGTTCTACAACCCGGCCGAGGCGGTCATCAACTCGACGACCATCGGCAAGCTCAGGACCCGGTGGTCCGTCACGCCCCGGACCAACCCCGGCGGGTGCGCGCTCCAGCCGGTCGCGCCGGTCGTGGTGGGTGCGCGCATGTTCCTTCTCGATCCGTACGAGAACCAGGTCGGCGCGTACGACACCACAACGGGCAGACGCCTGTGGACGTCGAGCATCGGCTTCCTGGAGGCGACCGGCCTCGCCGTGGCCGACGGCAAGGTCGTCGTCAGCGACGAGAAGTGTTTCTCGCAGAGCAGCGACAGCAGCAACCTGGTCGCCCTCGACGTCGCGGACGGCTCCGAGGTGTGGAGCACGAGCTGGGTCTACAGCACCGACATGTTCGTGGTCAGCGGTGGCGCCGTGGTCACCTCCGGGCACTGCTCCGTCGAGTGCGACCCCGACGACGCCCACGCCGTGGCCGCCTGGCGGCTGTCCGACGGCGCGATGCTGTGGGAGCGGGCGGCCGGCACCCAGCTGGCCGGTCCGGTGGTGCGCAACGGCCAGATCCTGCTGACCAGCACCGAACTGCAGGGCACGTCGGTCGTCGACGCCTACACCGGCAACCCGCCCGCGAAGGACTGGCACACCGGCATCCGCTACACCGTCAGCGCCGCCGACCCGGTCCTGCCGCAGTACTACGTGCACAGCTCGCTGGGGCTGCGGGCGGTGCACGCCACCACCGGCCGGATCCTGTGGACGGTCCGGAACGAGACCGGTGACCTGGCCACCGACGGCCGCCGGGTCTACGTGGCCTCGGCCGGCCGGATCGCCACGTACGACGCCAGGACCGGCCGGAAGCTGTGGACCCGCGCCCTGGCCACACCAGGCAACCTGGTGCGCGCCGGTGGCCTGCTCTATGCCACGAGCCGGACGGCGTTGCTGGTGCTCGCCCCGACCAGCGGCACGACGGTGCGCACCTTCGGCACGGCCACCGAGCACGTGACCGTGGCCGGTGGGCGGTTGTTCGTCACGAACCGGCGGACGGTCCGGGCGTACACGCCCTGA
- a CDS encoding LuxR C-terminal-related transcriptional regulator, with protein MAVAVGGGSGGVIPPLGRWGLSAHADLVYRALVLGGPATGDRLARQVEVPAARVAGALDELLAAGAVRPECRGRERIWSPVDPAEVTGRMVRRRCPPAVSEQYRRHLATVAGLHLDRVAPGSVRRLPSRRAARLRIAELAAAERHEHLAINTEEVITPAAVAASDPVDRALLERGVRMRTLGLPSRGVTWRAPLPGSEHREAAHLPLKLMVFDRRAALFPADPADYEAGAVEVNDPDAVVGLVELFGRIWVAADPPAQEGPPVMLTNREQAILTVLAAGHSEDTAARQLGLSRRTVVYTLRNLMDRLGVDNRFQLALVLGAAHAITVPGMVPATVEEPR; from the coding sequence ATGGCGGTCGCGGTAGGAGGAGGAAGCGGCGGGGTCATCCCGCCCCTGGGCCGATGGGGGCTGTCCGCCCACGCCGACCTGGTGTATCGGGCGCTGGTGCTGGGCGGGCCCGCCACCGGCGACCGCCTGGCCCGTCAGGTCGAGGTGCCGGCGGCGCGCGTCGCCGGTGCACTCGACGAGCTGCTCGCGGCCGGTGCGGTCCGCCCGGAGTGCCGGGGCCGGGAGCGGATCTGGTCCCCGGTCGACCCGGCCGAGGTCACCGGACGGATGGTACGGCGGCGATGCCCACCGGCGGTGAGCGAGCAGTACCGCCGGCACCTGGCCACCGTTGCCGGTCTGCACCTGGACCGGGTCGCGCCGGGGTCGGTGCGCCGGTTGCCGAGCCGGCGGGCCGCCCGGTTGCGCATCGCCGAGCTGGCCGCCGCCGAGCGCCACGAGCACCTGGCGATCAACACCGAGGAAGTGATCACCCCGGCTGCCGTGGCGGCGTCCGATCCGGTCGACCGGGCGCTGCTGGAGCGCGGGGTGCGGATGCGCACGCTTGGTCTGCCCAGCCGGGGTGTGACCTGGCGGGCGCCGCTGCCGGGCAGCGAGCACCGGGAGGCGGCGCACCTGCCGCTCAAGCTGATGGTCTTCGACCGCCGGGCCGCGCTGTTCCCGGCCGACCCGGCCGACTACGAGGCCGGTGCGGTCGAGGTGAACGACCCGGACGCCGTCGTCGGCCTGGTCGAGCTGTTCGGCCGGATCTGGGTCGCCGCCGACCCGCCTGCGCAGGAGGGACCGCCCGTCATGCTCACGAACCGCGAGCAGGCCATCCTGACCGTGCTCGCCGCCGGGCACAGTGAGGACACCGCCGCCCGCCAGCTCGGCCTGAGCCGCCGGACCGTGGTCTACACCCTGCGCAACCTGATGGACCGGCTGGGTGTGGACAACCGCTTCCAGCTGGCCCTGGTGCTGGGTGCCGCGCACGCGATCACCGTGCCCGGCATGGTCCCGGCCACCGTCGAGGAGCCCCGATGA
- a CDS encoding glycosyltransferase: MTELHLAAVLIVRDEAEHLPACLESLTGVADEIHVYDTGSSDGTPDLAAAAGAVVTRGTWRDDFAAARNEAVAGVDATWVLAADADHRVTADPAALRRFLAAGPAPALLVEVEDEHHSGPYRQLETRLYRPAEARWTGRVHEHLVRADGSIPARATVPDDVLRLRHLGHATYADRIRRAERDVALARTTLDELTAQGPRADRRQVAATLLALGRDWAAADRHQSAVDTFETLRELFPGTPEWVQATDGLARLVLASGYDKLCLVLVEQLREAGADPSYCDWLAAQALAQLGDPHEAALLLAGVTEVVDTAGRRRDPATLREITALVHRLQSLAPLRR; encoded by the coding sequence GTGACCGAACTGCACCTGGCTGCCGTCCTCATCGTCCGCGACGAGGCCGAGCACCTGCCCGCCTGCCTGGAGTCGCTGACCGGGGTGGCCGACGAGATCCATGTGTACGACACCGGCTCCTCGGACGGCACCCCCGACCTCGCCGCGGCGGCCGGCGCGGTGGTGACCCGCGGGACCTGGCGGGACGATTTCGCGGCGGCCCGCAACGAGGCCGTGGCCGGTGTCGACGCCACCTGGGTGCTGGCGGCCGACGCCGACCACCGGGTCACCGCCGACCCGGCCGCGCTGCGCCGGTTCCTGGCCGCCGGCCCGGCCCCGGCGCTGCTGGTGGAGGTCGAGGACGAGCACCACTCCGGCCCGTACCGGCAGCTGGAGACCCGGCTCTACCGCCCGGCCGAGGCCCGCTGGACCGGCCGCGTGCACGAACACCTGGTCCGCGCCGACGGCTCCATCCCGGCCCGCGCCACGGTGCCCGATGACGTGCTGCGGCTGCGGCACCTCGGTCACGCCACGTACGCCGACCGGATCCGCCGCGCCGAGCGCGATGTCGCCCTGGCCCGTACGACACTCGACGAGCTCACCGCGCAGGGCCCGCGGGCCGACCGCAGACAGGTCGCCGCAACCCTGCTGGCGCTCGGCCGGGACTGGGCCGCCGCGGACCGCCATCAGTCCGCTGTCGACACCTTCGAGACGCTGCGCGAGCTGTTCCCCGGAACCCCGGAATGGGTGCAGGCCACCGACGGGCTGGCCCGGCTGGTGCTGGCGTCCGGCTACGACAAACTGTGCCTGGTGCTGGTCGAACAGCTGCGCGAGGCCGGCGCCGACCCGTCCTACTGCGACTGGCTGGCCGCCCAGGCCCTGGCCCAGCTCGGCGACCCGCACGAGGCCGCCCTCCTGCTCGCCGGCGTCACCGAGGTCGTCGACACCGCCGGCCGCCGCCGCGACCCGGCCACCCTGCGCGAGATCACCGCCCTCGTCCACCGCCTCCAGTCCCTCGCCCCGCTGCGCCGCTGA
- the aceB gene encoding malate synthase A — protein sequence MEEITVAPGDETVLTPEAIDFVAALDRAFGARRVQLLDRRRRRRTTRTGDLDFLPSTRAVRADRSWTVVPPAEDLADRRVEITGPPERRMTVNALNSGARVWMADFEDATSPTWDNIVSGHRNLIRALDGTLDFTAADGREYRVGATTPTIMVRPRGWHLPECHLRIGGRAVSASLFDFAMYLFHCGRKQIERGSGPYFYLPKLENHLEARLWNDVFVHAQQLLGIPRGTIRATVLIETVTAAFEMDEILYELREHSAGLNAGRWDYLFSMIKNRPDVVLPERSELTMTAPFMRAYTELLVHTCHQRGAHAIGGMAAVVPSRDPAAAKRALNQVRQDKRREVGDGFDGSWVAHPGLVETCREVFDQWLGCEPHQIVRRRDDVRVTARELLDVRSTSIAVTEVALRTNAGVALRYVAEWLGGRGAVALGGLMEDAATAEICRTQLWQWIARGTLTDYGVPVTAGLVTRMLREELDVLAETGALDEDAARRFGQARSLLSVLLTERTCPEFFTLPAYLRHLTSSRPLPVPEPPA from the coding sequence ATGGAGGAGATCACCGTCGCGCCCGGCGACGAAACCGTTCTGACGCCCGAGGCGATCGATTTCGTGGCGGCCCTGGACCGCGCGTTCGGCGCGCGCCGTGTGCAGCTGCTCGACCGGCGGCGGCGCCGGCGCACCACCCGTACCGGGGACCTGGATTTCCTGCCCTCGACCCGGGCCGTCCGGGCGGACCGTTCGTGGACCGTCGTGCCGCCGGCCGAGGACCTGGCCGACCGCCGGGTGGAGATCACCGGGCCGCCCGAGCGCAGGATGACGGTCAACGCGCTGAACTCCGGGGCCCGGGTCTGGATGGCCGACTTCGAGGACGCGACCTCGCCGACCTGGGACAACATCGTCAGCGGACACCGCAACCTGATCCGCGCGCTGGACGGCACGCTGGACTTCACCGCGGCTGACGGGCGCGAGTACCGGGTCGGCGCGACCACCCCGACGATCATGGTGCGGCCGCGCGGCTGGCACCTGCCCGAGTGCCACCTGCGGATCGGCGGGCGGGCGGTGTCGGCGTCGCTGTTCGACTTCGCGATGTACCTGTTCCACTGCGGGCGCAAGCAGATCGAGCGCGGCAGCGGACCGTACTTCTACCTGCCCAAGCTGGAGAACCATCTCGAGGCGCGGCTGTGGAACGACGTGTTCGTGCACGCCCAGCAGCTGCTCGGCATCCCGCGCGGCACCATCCGGGCCACCGTGCTGATCGAGACGGTCACCGCCGCCTTCGAGATGGACGAGATCCTGTACGAACTGCGCGAACACTCCGCGGGGCTGAACGCCGGCCGCTGGGACTACCTGTTCAGCATGATCAAGAACCGGCCGGACGTGGTGCTGCCCGAGCGGTCCGAGCTGACGATGACCGCGCCGTTCATGCGCGCCTACACCGAACTGCTCGTGCACACGTGCCACCAGCGCGGCGCCCACGCGATCGGCGGGATGGCCGCCGTGGTGCCCAGCCGCGACCCGGCCGCCGCGAAGCGGGCGCTCAACCAGGTGCGCCAGGACAAGCGGCGCGAGGTCGGCGACGGCTTCGACGGCAGCTGGGTGGCCCACCCGGGGCTGGTCGAGACCTGCCGCGAGGTGTTCGACCAGTGGCTGGGCTGCGAACCGCACCAGATCGTGCGGCGCCGCGACGACGTCCGGGTCACCGCCCGCGAGCTGCTGGACGTGCGCTCCACCAGCATCGCCGTCACCGAGGTGGCGCTGCGCACCAACGCCGGCGTGGCGCTGCGCTACGTGGCCGAGTGGCTGGGCGGGCGCGGCGCGGTCGCGCTCGGCGGGCTGATGGAGGACGCGGCCACCGCCGAGATCTGCCGCACCCAGCTGTGGCAGTGGATCGCGCGGGGCACGCTCACCGACTACGGCGTGCCGGTGACCGCCGGGCTGGTCACCCGGATGCTCCGCGAGGAGCTGGACGTGCTGGCCGAGACCGGGGCGCTCGACGAGGACGCCGCCCGGCGCTTCGGCCAGGCCCGCTCGCTGCTGTCGGTGCTGCTCACCGAGCGCACCTGCCCGGAGTTTTTCACCCTGCCCGCGTATCTGCGGCATCTGACCAGTTCAAGACCGCTCCCGGTGCCCGAGCCACCGGCCTGA